In one Bacillus thuringiensis genomic region, the following are encoded:
- the rsbV gene encoding anti sigma b factor antagonist RsbV, protein MMNLEINILQNDVGYTVQLNGEIDAYTASDLKNKIMPIASEKEVYIVVDFHNVDYMDSTGLGVFIALLKAVKRNDGKLEFTGVSKRLKRLFDITGLTEILNLNSDFEKVERR, encoded by the coding sequence ATGATGAATTTGGAAATAAATATTTTGCAAAATGATGTAGGTTATACGGTACAACTTAATGGTGAAATTGATGCATATACAGCATCAGATTTGAAAAATAAGATCATGCCTATTGCAAGTGAAAAAGAGGTTTATATTGTAGTAGATTTTCATAACGTAGATTATATGGATAGTACAGGCTTAGGAGTTTTTATAGCTTTATTAAAAGCAGTTAAGAGAAATGATGGGAAGCTAGAGTTTACTGGTGTGTCTAAAAGGCTAAAAAGATTATTTGATATTACAGGGCTAACAGAAATATTAAATTTGAATTCCGATTTTGAAAAAGTAGAAAGAAGGTGA
- the rsbW gene encoding anti-sigma B factor RsbW, producing the protein MMERFEKIEMKIPAKAEYVAIIRLTMAGVANRMGFAYDDIEDMKIAISEACTNIVQHAYKEDVGEITIVFGLYEDRLEIMAADNGVSFDFNSLKSKVGPYDINKPVEYLPENGLGLYLINTLMDDIQIMHDEGMTVLMTKYIQREQVENDGNPISTYKSY; encoded by the coding sequence ATGATGGAGAGATTTGAAAAGATAGAAATGAAAATTCCTGCAAAAGCAGAATATGTGGCTATTATTCGTTTAACAATGGCTGGTGTTGCGAATCGAATGGGTTTTGCTTATGACGATATAGAAGATATGAAAATTGCTATTAGTGAAGCATGTACAAACATTGTACAACATGCATATAAAGAAGACGTTGGAGAAATTACAATTGTCTTTGGCCTATATGAAGATCGATTAGAAATTATGGCCGCGGATAATGGAGTTAGCTTTGATTTTAATAGCTTAAAAAGTAAAGTTGGTCCGTATGATATTAATAAACCAGTAGAGTATTTGCCAGAAAATGGTTTAGGTTTATATTTAATCAATACGTTAATGGATGATATACAAATTATGCATGATGAGGGCATGACAGTTTTAATGACAAAATATATACAAAGAGAGCAGGTGGAGAATGATGGAAATCCAATCTCAACCTACAAATCTTACTAA
- the sigB gene encoding RNA polymerase sigma factor SigB — protein sequence MMEIQSQPTNLTKEDVIKLIADFQQNQCDEAQERLVNHYKNLVYSIAYRYSKGGPMHEDIIQVGMLGLLGAIRRYDYSIGNAFEPFAIPTIVGEIKKYLRDKTWGIHVPRRIKDLGGKIKLAIEELTDRLQRSPKIIEIADHLGLSEEEVLEIMDAKNNYRVSSLDDVVENSSDGSSVARIESVGEVEQGYEETERRLVLKDIFNVLNETEKSVIHYIFGENLNQKDTGERLGISQMHVSRIKRQAISKLKQAAFLDT from the coding sequence ATGATGGAAATCCAATCTCAACCTACAAATCTTACTAAAGAAGACGTTATTAAACTAATTGCAGACTTCCAACAAAACCAATGTGATGAAGCACAGGAAAGATTGGTTAATCACTATAAAAATCTCGTATATTCCATTGCATATCGCTATTCAAAAGGTGGGCCGATGCATGAAGATATTATACAAGTAGGAATGTTAGGGCTCTTAGGTGCAATAAGAAGGTATGATTATTCGATAGGGAATGCTTTTGAGCCGTTTGCAATACCTACAATAGTAGGCGAAATAAAGAAATATTTACGTGATAAAACTTGGGGTATTCACGTTCCAAGGCGAATTAAAGATTTAGGCGGGAAGATTAAACTTGCGATAGAGGAGCTAACAGATCGTTTGCAGCGTTCACCCAAGATTATAGAGATTGCAGATCATTTAGGACTATCCGAAGAGGAAGTGCTAGAAATTATGGATGCGAAAAATAATTATCGCGTATCTTCCTTAGATGATGTAGTTGAAAATTCATCTGATGGCAGTTCGGTAGCGAGGATTGAATCTGTAGGTGAAGTAGAGCAAGGATATGAAGAGACAGAAAGGCGTCTCGTTTTAAAGGATATTTTTAACGTATTAAATGAGACAGAAAAGAGTGTTATTCATTATATATTTGGAGAAAATTTAAATCAAAAAGATACAGGGGAACGGTTAGGTATTTCACAAATGCACGTTTCTCGTATTAAAAGACAAGCGATAAGTAAATTGAAGCAAGCAGCATTTTTAGATACATAA
- a CDS encoding ferritin-like domain-containing protein, translated as MSHDVKELIEGLNEDLAGEYSAIIMYNHNAATVSGIYRQVLKPFFESEISDEQGHALYLAEKIKTLGGTPTTIPLPVKQVEDVREMLESARQSEYETIKRYETRKEQAAKLNMTELVVKLEDMIADETNHMEELDRLLNDKAMVLN; from the coding sequence ATGTCACACGATGTGAAAGAACTAATCGAAGGATTGAATGAAGATTTAGCAGGAGAATACTCAGCAATTATTATGTATAACCATAATGCAGCTACAGTTTCTGGTATATATAGACAAGTGTTAAAACCTTTCTTTGAATCTGAAATTAGTGATGAACAAGGACATGCCCTATATTTAGCGGAGAAAATTAAGACGTTAGGTGGTACACCTACTACGATCCCTTTACCAGTGAAACAAGTAGAAGATGTTAGAGAAATGTTAGAATCCGCTAGACAATCAGAATATGAAACAATTAAGCGTTATGAAACGAGAAAAGAACAGGCAGCGAAATTAAATATGACAGAATTAGTTGTAAAGCTAGAAGATATGATTGCAGATGAAACAAATCATATGGAAGAATTAGATCGTCTTTTAAATGATAAAGCAATGGTGTTAAATTAA
- a CDS encoding fused response regulator/phosphatase, with amino-acid sequence MSILIVDDNPVNIFVIEKILKQAGYHDLVSLNSAQELFEYIQFGKDSSRHNEIDLILLDIMMPEIDGLEVCRRLQKEEKFKDIPIIFVTALEDANKLAEALDMGAMDYITKPINKVELLARMRVALRLKSELNWHKEQEENLRNELDLATQVQRNLLSSPLREDHIKIEASYLPSFKLAGDMYYWYKIDENRYGIILLDVMGHGVSASLVCMFISSVLRETIKCLIDPELVIKELNKYMTLLHNENDNIPYYFTAIYLVVNTEDRIVEYVNAGHPSGYVLVDETNVVELDRGSCAVGFFDEIKVKKTVIPFEKNAQILLFTDGVLEAIANDEFEAEEKLRTFTERKWGDLEEEIEGFYKEEQKKAQSDDMCLIMIQTNAK; translated from the coding sequence GTGTCCATTTTAATTGTTGATGATAATCCGGTTAACATATTTGTAATTGAGAAGATTTTAAAACAAGCCGGATATCATGATCTTGTATCGCTCAATTCTGCACAAGAGCTCTTCGAATACATACAGTTTGGAAAAGATTCTTCCAGGCATAATGAAATTGATTTAATACTATTAGATATTATGATGCCTGAAATTGATGGACTTGAAGTTTGTAGGCGATTACAAAAAGAGGAGAAGTTTAAAGATATTCCTATTATTTTTGTTACAGCTTTAGAGGATGCAAATAAATTGGCCGAAGCTCTTGATATGGGGGCAATGGATTATATTACCAAACCTATAAATAAAGTTGAACTATTAGCACGTATGCGTGTAGCGTTACGCTTGAAATCGGAATTAAATTGGCATAAAGAACAAGAAGAAAATCTTCGGAATGAATTAGATTTAGCTACGCAAGTACAAAGAAACTTATTAAGTAGCCCATTAAGAGAAGATCATATAAAAATTGAAGCAAGTTACTTACCTTCATTTAAACTAGCTGGAGATATGTATTATTGGTATAAAATCGATGAAAATCGCTACGGTATTATATTATTAGATGTGATGGGACATGGTGTATCTGCTTCATTAGTTTGTATGTTTATTTCGTCTGTATTACGTGAAACAATTAAATGTTTAATTGATCCAGAACTCGTTATTAAAGAATTAAATAAATATATGACCCTTTTACATAATGAAAATGATAATATTCCCTATTATTTTACGGCTATATACTTAGTTGTTAATACAGAAGATAGAATAGTTGAATATGTAAATGCAGGGCATCCTTCTGGATATGTTTTAGTTGATGAAACAAATGTAGTTGAACTAGATCGCGGGAGTTGTGCGGTAGGATTTTTTGATGAAATAAAAGTTAAAAAGACAGTTATACCTTTTGAGAAGAACGCTCAAATATTATTGTTTACAGATGGTGTTCTTGAAGCAATTGCAAATGATGAATTTGAGGCTGAAGAGAAATTACGTACTTTTACAGAAAGAAAATGGGGAGATTTAGAAGAAGAGATAGAAGGGTTTTATAAGGAAGAACAAAAGAAAGCGCAATCAGATGATATGTGTCTAATTATGATACAAACGAATGCGAAATAA